In Peromyscus maniculatus bairdii isolate BWxNUB_F1_BW_parent chromosome 16, HU_Pman_BW_mat_3.1, whole genome shotgun sequence, the sequence ACTATTACTCAATATAAGGAATGTGAGTGACGAATTTCAGCTATTGTGAGTTGTTCATGCGACCAACtttacaaaaaaagagagagagagagagagcaagaccaACAGCCATCAAGTTTCCTGGAAAAGAACCTGCTAAACACAAAATAACCAAAGCAAAACTTACCTAATTGACCCTACACAAAATTGTACCCTAACACCTTTGAAATTATTAGTAGCTTTTAAACTAAAACTACATATTGGTGAAAATATGAATTCATGACTTCAGCTACAACgaacccttttatttttttaaaacctaaagAAATATCTAATTACTCTATCTAATTCGCCATTACTCATATAATCACTAACACAGTTGTAAATTTCTTAAGCTTTTACTGCTTTAAGAATTCTtgactattttaaataataaaccaAGAGAACTGAAGTATTAAATTAAGTAGCACAAATTCAGCAACTATTTTTCCAATGCCTCAGATTTCTATAAACTGATTACAAATTCTCGggaaaataatagtaacaatacTGCCTAAAGTTGTTATAAACTTATGCATTATGTGTCACCAAGTCATAGGCATACAATGACAGTTCATCTTTAAACAGTCTTAGTCTTCACTTGATATGCAGTAtgacatatttaaattttcagcATTAAACAAACCTGTATTCTACTTTGACATGATACAGATTATTGTGTTTTAACTTCAGCCATTTGATCATCTTATATTCATTAGTCTCAATGCTAACAACACTGGTATCTGCTCTACAAAGTATTTCCcaaacatttaatatttaatagtaCTGATATATCATACCTGCTAGCTCAATTAACACAGCTATTATTCAACTTAACTCTTTATTTTGCATGCAAGAAAAGTTCACTTCATGAACCTAAATATATTAAGCATACCTTTAACATGATGAACCAAGGATACAATGTGTTGTATAAATGACTCTGAAGTGCTTTTGCTGGCCTGAGGCAACTTAATGTGGTCAAAGATGGATCGGAATTCTTGCTCCTTCTTGACAGAATGGACAAGCGTACTAGCAAGTAGCCTGTCTTTAGTCAAGGATGCTGGCCTAGaatacatcaaaaacaaacacacatacacacacacaaaatacagcATTGGTTGAATGTGTCAATTCCATGTTCAGAACAATAACTTTACCCTTAACTACCGCTCGATCACTCACTAGGCAGCAATGTGGAATTACCTGTTAGAATCATCAAGAGGAACAGGTGCCATTTTAAGTTTGACTTCGGGACGATGAGAGTCACTGGCTATCATTTTGATCCTAAGCGGGCTCTCCTCTCTGAAGATAGACTTTTCTCGGGTCTCTAGATTCTTGTGTAGAGGGGGACTGTAATCAAAGAGGTCTTTGAGCTTTTCAGACTTTACCTGCTCAGgtgactgtgtttctttctttactgTTATTCTTTCAGAACCTTTGTCCTCTTCCTTGTGCTTATCTTTTGCAGTGCTAGGCCTTTCCACTAGGTATCCAGTCTCTTTCAGTTTGTaacttttttcttctctaaatcCATCACTTTCTCTATTGCCTTTTAGTGAAACTTTGGACTTGTACTTGGGTCCTTCCTCCTCAGTATTCCGATGAGATGAAGTAGCAAAACTTTTCCCCTGATCTGCCAGGACCGATTTCCTAAACTGTCTATaatcctctgtctcctctgtgtcATCCCCTTCGGAAtcattgaatttttgttttccagactcTTTATCACTGAAGTAATCTAGAACTTCCTGGTCTTCCCAatctccctctcccctgccttTCTCTGACCCTTTCTCCTTTGGAGCCTCTTTATCCCTGGGGTTACCCCTATCAAGCAGGAACACTCTAGACTCTTCATCTGTGAACCTGTGAACGAGAAAAGGACAGTAACTCTGGACTGCATTCACTGTAGACAATTTGCATATTTAAATGTGCTGTCCACGGAAAGAAAGTCATCCTACTAAAAAGtaacctcttttttttgggggggggggtgtttccagacagggtttctctgtgtagttttggtgcctgtcctggatcttgctctgtagaccaggctggcctcgaactcacagagatccgcctaactctgcctcccgagtgctgggattaaaggcgtgtgccaccaccacctaaccTTACTCTTAAAACCATTAAAAGCATTCACACAGaatatatacttttaaagatCCCAAAGTCTAAAGTAAAACCATCCTCAAAAACCTATTCTCTGCAGTCACCTACCAGAAGTTTATACTAACAAATCAAAATTGTAAGTTATACAAATACCTACTAAAATTCAATCTATATTTATGTCCAAATTTTCAGATTTCACTTTTTATATTTTGCAATggggtttcatgtatcccaggcgcGTCTCCAACTTTCTATGAAGTGGACACTCTTGAACCTCCCGCCTCCACCTCTctatactaggattacaggtatgtacgtACCACATTTACCTCTTTCTATCAATATAAACAAGAGCTCACAGACACTTTAATAATAGTAGGTTGAATCAGTATTATACTCAATCACACAATAGCTCGTGTAAAATTTACTCTAAAAAATAATGACTTGGAAATAATGTAAGCTAGTCATCAGTCCAGTGAAAAAAGTTCTAGGTtgtacagtaaaaaaaaaaaaatcatgaatagCATATCTGTTCTACTTCCTCACTTTTTAGGGCAATCATACTGTATTAAGAGTCGAATTTTCATTAACTTACTAGCATCTTTTTCTGTGATGCTTGAAAATATAATTGAACAAAGTACTTAAAATGTCATTAGACTCACTGAGAAACATCAAGATGTTTTTTCCAAGTCAGGCAGAATTCACTAAACAATGACAGCTGGATTGTATTTTCACATAAGAACATGTAATATTACCACACTGTCACATTctaaagcaaaaaggaaaaaaatccctaacacaaaattgtttgttttgaatataCATCATTAGTTATCTTAACTACTTAGTTTTTCCTTGTTTATAACTGTGAACTGACTGAAAATAGCTAACATTAAAACAAAGACTAAAAACATCACCAAAAcacttaaaacaaattaaaacaatttagAATTATCAAGGAACAAGTACAAAGAGTTAAACATATATACCACAAAgctattttaaaatcattactaAATACCCTACTTCGGTTcttacctttttaaaaactttcctgTCTTGGCTGTTTCCTGATCTCCTCCATCAGGATAGAAAGAGGACCGCCCCCTAGATTCCTCTCTTGGAGCATTCTGTGGTGTGATTGTCTTTGCAGGGCTTCTTCGTGAAGGGATATGATGAATCGGACTATTCTGGGAAGGACTGTATCGACTAGACCCATTTCCAACGGAACCAGATCCAGACCTTTCGGGGCTGTGCTGAATGGAATGGGAATGCTGAGAAGGGGTGTTTTTGGCAGAGTGGACTGTACTAAGCATGGGGGCATCTGAACAAGATGAACTCTGACTGGGTGGTGTAGCAATAGGTGAAGGACTATGAGGTGATCTCGGACTATTGTCATAAGCTGAAAGGCCAGGCCAAATATCCCCAGATGTGGCAGATTTATTAAACTCATCAATAGACTCAGATGGATCATGTTCAAATGTATCCTTTGGTTCCTCCTGGGATTTGCTTTTCAAAGGACTCTCTTCTTGGGGTTCCCCTTCagcttttttggtttgtttttcctgaGACCCTCGTCTTTTAGAGACAGGAGATTTGCTATATGGGGACGAAGAACGAGATGATGATGATCTTGGAGACCTAGAGGATCTGTATGACCGACGAGATCTGCTTCGGGATCTTTGAGAAGAAACGGATCTTCTTTTTGGACTCCTGGAACGTGACCGACCTCGTCTAGGACTCCTAGAATGCCTTCTATTCCAGACAGGTCTATAGCCACCTCGATGGTATCTACCACCTCCTCCTTGATAATACCCTCTACCCCTTCCTCTGTACCCATAAGGCCGTCTCATTCCTCTATTATTCCTGTAATCTCGACGATAATCTCTAGAATAAATACGATCTCTACTACGAGACCTTGAATATGTCCTGGAACGAGACCTAgaactaaaaatgaaataagtatcaatttaagaaaaataaagtacttCATTCTACCATTTTAGATGCATCAGGCTGACTAAAACATTTACATACAAGGTACAATTATAGATACTTAAAAACCTCATGAAAGTTTACTGTTTCTGTTATGTTTAAAGCTTGTGTCCAAAGTAAAAAATGAGAGTACAATTATAATAGGCCTTGGGAAAGAAGGCATAGGAAATATGAGAGAGAATATCAATATATACAACAGAAGATTATATAACACAACTAGGCTGACACTAAAGGTCATAgtgtaaaagaaatttaaatggcaCCATCAACTGCTAATAAGGAAAATGGAATTATATACAGTGAAATGCCACTGATATTCAGCAAAGCTGATTatataaaacaggaaaattaCAAACTAGTATCAATTCTCAATAGGCTCTCCTTTCTGTGCTATGGATATTAttatctgaagaaaaatgaatcatttttaaacaacagaaaaaggaaatcatcctttaaaaaaacagactcagaggggctggagagatggctcagaggttaagagcactggctg encodes:
- the Bclaf1 gene encoding bcl-2-associated transcription factor 1 isoform X6 gives rise to the protein MVHRLLLESGNGRCVVRRGEKAPKPVLRRVRRKEMGRSNSRSHSSRSKSRSQSSSRSRSRSHSRKKRYRSRSRTYSRSRSRDRIYSRDYRRDYRNNRGMRRPYGYRGRGRGYYQGGGGRYHRGGYRPVWNRRHSRSPRRGRSRSRSPKRRSVSSQRSRSRSRRSYRSSRSPRSSSSRSSSPYSKSPVSKRRGSQEKQTKKAEGEPQEESPLKSKSQEEPKDTFEHDPSESIDEFNKSATSGDIWPGLSAYDNSPRSPHSPSPIATPPSQSSSCSDAPMLSTVHSAKNTPSQHSHSIQHSPERSGSGSVGNGSSRYSPSQNSPIHHIPSRRSPAKTITPQNAPREESRGRSSFYPDGGDQETAKTGKFLKRFTDEESRVFLLDRGNPRDKEAPKEKGSEKGRGEGDWEDQEVLDYFSDKESGKQKFNDSEGDDTEETEDYRQFRKSVLADQGKSFATSSHRNTEEEGPKYKSKVSLKGNRESDGFREEKSYKLKETGYLVERPSTAKDKHKEEDKGSERITVKKETQSPEQVKSEKLKDLFDYSPPLHKNLETREKSIFREESPLRIKMIASDSHRPEVKLKMAPVPLDDSNRPASLTKDRLLASTLVHSVKKEQEFRSIFDHIKLPQASKSTSESFIQHIVSLVHHVKEQYFKSPAVTLNERFTSYQKATEEHGSRQKSPEIHRRIDISPSALRKHTRLAGEERVFKEENQKGDKKLRCDSADLRHDIDRRRKERSKERGDSKGSRESSGSRKQEKPPKDYKEYKSYKDDSKHKGREQDHSRSSSSSASPSSPSSREEKESKKEREEEFKTHHEMKDYSGFAGVSRPRGTFHDDRDDGVDYWAKRGRGRGTFQRGRGRFNFKKSGSSPKWTHDKYQGDGIVEDEEETMENNEEKKDRRKEEKE
- the Bclaf1 gene encoding bcl-2-associated transcription factor 1 isoform X7; its protein translation is MGRSNSRSHSSRSKSRSQSSSRSRSRSHSRKKRYSSRSRSRTYSRSRSRDRIYSRDYRRDYRNNRGMRRPYGYRGRGRGYYQGGGGRYHRGGYRPVWNRRHSRSPRRGRSRSRSPKRRSVSSQRSRSRSRRSYRSSRSPRSSSSRSSSPYSKSPVSKRRGSQEKQTKKAEGEPQEESPLKSKSQEEPKDTFEHDPSESIDEFNKSATSGDIWPGLSAYDNSPRSPHSPSPIATPPSQSSSCSDAPMLSTVHSAKNTPSQHSHSIQHSPERSGSGSVGNGSSRYSPSQNSPIHHIPSRRSPAKTITPQNAPREESRGRSSFYPDGGDQETAKTGKFLKRFTDEESRVFLLDRGNPRDKEAPKEKGSEKGRGEGDWEDQEVLDYFSDKESGKQKFNDSEGDDTEETEDYRQFRKSVLADQGKSFATSSHRNTEEEGPKYKSKVSLKGNRESDGFREEKSYKLKETGYLVERPSTAKDKHKEEDKGSERITVKKETQSPEQVKSEKLKDLFDYSPPLHKNLETREKSIFREESPLRIKMIASDSHRPEVKLKMAPVPLDDSNRPASLTKDRLLASTLVHSVKKEQEFRSIFDHIKLPQASKSTSESFIQHIVSLVHHVKEQYFKSPAVTLNERFTSYQKATEEHGSRQKSPEIHRRIDISPSALRKHTRLAGEERVFKEENQKGDKKLRCDSADLRHDIDRRRKERSKERGDSKGSRESSGSRKQEKPPKDYKEYKSYKDDSKHKGREQDHSRSSSSSASPSSPSSREEKESKKEREEEFKTHHEMKDYSGFAGVSRPRGTFHDDRDDGVDYWAKRGRGRGTFQRGRGRFNFKKSGSSPKWTHDKYQGDGIVEDEEETMENNEEKKDRRKEEKE
- the Bclaf1 gene encoding bcl-2-associated transcription factor 1 isoform X8 — its product is MGRSNSRSHSSRSKSRSQSSSRSRSRSHSRKKRYRSRSRTYSRSRSRDRIYSRDYRRDYRNNRGMRRPYGYRGRGRGYYQGGGGRYHRGGYRPVWNRRHSRSPRRGRSRSRSPKRRSVSSQRSRSRSRRSYRSSRSPRSSSSRSSSPYSKSPVSKRRGSQEKQTKKAEGEPQEESPLKSKSQEEPKDTFEHDPSESIDEFNKSATSGDIWPGLSAYDNSPRSPHSPSPIATPPSQSSSCSDAPMLSTVHSAKNTPSQHSHSIQHSPERSGSGSVGNGSSRYSPSQNSPIHHIPSRRSPAKTITPQNAPREESRGRSSFYPDGGDQETAKTGKFLKRFTDEESRVFLLDRGNPRDKEAPKEKGSEKGRGEGDWEDQEVLDYFSDKESGKQKFNDSEGDDTEETEDYRQFRKSVLADQGKSFATSSHRNTEEEGPKYKSKVSLKGNRESDGFREEKSYKLKETGYLVERPSTAKDKHKEEDKGSERITVKKETQSPEQVKSEKLKDLFDYSPPLHKNLETREKSIFREESPLRIKMIASDSHRPEVKLKMAPVPLDDSNRPASLTKDRLLASTLVHSVKKEQEFRSIFDHIKLPQASKSTSESFIQHIVSLVHHVKEQYFKSPAVTLNERFTSYQKATEEHGSRQKSPEIHRRIDISPSALRKHTRLAGEERVFKEENQKGDKKLRCDSADLRHDIDRRRKERSKERGDSKGSRESSGSRKQEKPPKDYKEYKSYKDDSKHKGREQDHSRSSSSSASPSSPSSREEKESKKEREEEFKTHHEMKDYSGFAGVSRPRGTFHDDRDDGVDYWAKRGRGRGTFQRGRGRFNFKKSGSSPKWTHDKYQGDGIVEDEEETMENNEEKKDRRKEEKE
- the Bclaf1 gene encoding bcl-2-associated transcription factor 1 isoform X3, with product MGRSNSRSHSSRSKSRSQSSSRSRSRSHSRKKRYSSRSRSRTYSRSRSRDRIYSRDYRRDYRNNRGMRRPYGYRGRGRGYYQGGGGRYHRGGYRPVWNRRHSRSPRRGRSRSRSPKRRSVSSQRSRSRSRRSYRSSRSPRSSSSRSSSPYSKSPVSKRRGSQEKQTKKAEGEPQEESPLKSKSQEEPKDTFEHDPSESIDEFNKSATSGDIWPGLSAYDNSPRSPHSPSPIATPPSQSSSCSDAPMLSTVHSAKNTPSQHSHSIQHSPERSGSGSVGNGSSRYSPSQNSPIHHIPSRRSPAKTITPQNAPREESRGRSSFYPDGGDQETAKTGKFLKRFTDEESRVFLLDRGNPRDKEAPKEKGSEKGRGEGDWEDQEVLDYFSDKESGKQKFNDSEGDDTEETEDYRQFRKSVLADQGKSFATSSHRNTEEEGPKYKSKVSLKGNRESDGFREEKSYKLKETGYLVERPSTAKDKHKEEDKGSERITVKKETQSPEQVKSEKLKDLFDYSPPLHKNLETREKSIFREESPLRIKMIASDSHRPEVKLKMAPVPLDDSNRPASLTKDRLLASTLVHSVKKEQEFRSIFDHIKLPQASKSTSESFIQHIVSLVHHVKEQYFKSPAVTLNERFTSYQKATEEHGSRQKSPEIHRRIDISPSALRKHTRLAGEERVFKEENQKGDKKLRCDSADLRHDIDRRRKERSKERGDSKGSRESSGSRKQEKPPKDYKEYKSYKDDSKHKGREQDHSRSSSSSASPSSPSSREEKESKKEREEEFKTHHEMKDYSGFAGVSRPRGTFFRIRGRGRARGVFAGTNTGPNNSNTTFQKRPKEEEWDPEYTPKSKKYFLHDDRDDGVDYWAKRGRGRGTFQRGRGRFNFKKSGSSPKWTHDKYQGDGIVEDEEETMENNEEKKDRRKEEKE
- the Bclaf1 gene encoding bcl-2-associated transcription factor 1 isoform X2 yields the protein MVHRLLLESGNGRCVVRRGEKAPKPVLRRVRRKEMGRSNSRSHSSRSKSRSQSSSRSRSRSHSRKKRYRSRSRTYSRSRSRDRIYSRDYRRDYRNNRGMRRPYGYRGRGRGYYQGGGGRYHRGGYRPVWNRRHSRSPRRGRSRSRSPKRRSVSSQRSRSRSRRSYRSSRSPRSSSSRSSSPYSKSPVSKRRGSQEKQTKKAEGEPQEESPLKSKSQEEPKDTFEHDPSESIDEFNKSATSGDIWPGLSAYDNSPRSPHSPSPIATPPSQSSSCSDAPMLSTVHSAKNTPSQHSHSIQHSPERSGSGSVGNGSSRYSPSQNSPIHHIPSRRSPAKTITPQNAPREESRGRSSFYPDGGDQETAKTGKFLKRFTDEESRVFLLDRGNPRDKEAPKEKGSEKGRGEGDWEDQEVLDYFSDKESGKQKFNDSEGDDTEETEDYRQFRKSVLADQGKSFATSSHRNTEEEGPKYKSKVSLKGNRESDGFREEKSYKLKETGYLVERPSTAKDKHKEEDKGSERITVKKETQSPEQVKSEKLKDLFDYSPPLHKNLETREKSIFREESPLRIKMIASDSHRPEVKLKMAPVPLDDSNRPASLTKDRLLASTLVHSVKKEQEFRSIFDHIKLPQASKSTSESFIQHIVSLVHHVKEQYFKSPAVTLNERFTSYQKATEEHGSRQKSPEIHRRIDISPSALRKHTRLAGEERVFKEENQKGDKKLRCDSADLRHDIDRRRKERSKERGDSKGSRESSGSRKQEKPPKDYKEYKSYKDDSKHKGREQDHSRSSSSSASPSSPSSREEKESKKEREEEFKTHHEMKDYSGFAGVSRPRGTFFRIRGRGRARGVFAGTNTGPNNSNTTFQKRPKEEEWDPEYTPKSKKYFLHDDRDDGVDYWAKRGRGRGTFQRGRGRFNFKKSGSSPKWTHDKYQGDGIVEDEEETMENNEEKKDRRKEEKE
- the Bclaf1 gene encoding bcl-2-associated transcription factor 1 isoform X5; this translates as MVHRLLLESGNGRCVVRRGEKAPKPVLRRVRRKEMGRSNSRSHSSRSKSRSQSSSRSRSRSHSRKKRYSSRSRSRTYSRSRSRDRIYSRDYRRDYRNNRGMRRPYGYRGRGRGYYQGGGGRYHRGGYRPVWNRRHSRSPRRGRSRSRSPKRRSVSSQRSRSRSRRSYRSSRSPRSSSSRSSSPYSKSPVSKRRGSQEKQTKKAEGEPQEESPLKSKSQEEPKDTFEHDPSESIDEFNKSATSGDIWPGLSAYDNSPRSPHSPSPIATPPSQSSSCSDAPMLSTVHSAKNTPSQHSHSIQHSPERSGSGSVGNGSSRYSPSQNSPIHHIPSRRSPAKTITPQNAPREESRGRSSFYPDGGDQETAKTGKFLKRFTDEESRVFLLDRGNPRDKEAPKEKGSEKGRGEGDWEDQEVLDYFSDKESGKQKFNDSEGDDTEETEDYRQFRKSVLADQGKSFATSSHRNTEEEGPKYKSKVSLKGNRESDGFREEKSYKLKETGYLVERPSTAKDKHKEEDKGSERITVKKETQSPEQVKSEKLKDLFDYSPPLHKNLETREKSIFREESPLRIKMIASDSHRPEVKLKMAPVPLDDSNRPASLTKDRLLASTLVHSVKKEQEFRSIFDHIKLPQASKSTSESFIQHIVSLVHHVKEQYFKSPAVTLNERFTSYQKATEEHGSRQKSPEIHRRIDISPSALRKHTRLAGEERVFKEENQKGDKKLRCDSADLRHDIDRRRKERSKERGDSKGSRESSGSRKQEKPPKDYKEYKSYKDDSKHKGREQDHSRSSSSSASPSSPSSREEKESKKEREEEFKTHHEMKDYSGFAGVSRPRGTFHDDRDDGVDYWAKRGRGRGTFQRGRGRFNFKKSGSSPKWTHDKYQGDGIVEDEEETMENNEEKKDRRKEEKE
- the Bclaf1 gene encoding bcl-2-associated transcription factor 1 isoform X1 translates to MVHRLLLESGNGRCVVRRGEKAPKPVLRRVRRKEMGRSNSRSHSSRSKSRSQSSSRSRSRSHSRKKRYSSRSRSRTYSRSRSRDRIYSRDYRRDYRNNRGMRRPYGYRGRGRGYYQGGGGRYHRGGYRPVWNRRHSRSPRRGRSRSRSPKRRSVSSQRSRSRSRRSYRSSRSPRSSSSRSSSPYSKSPVSKRRGSQEKQTKKAEGEPQEESPLKSKSQEEPKDTFEHDPSESIDEFNKSATSGDIWPGLSAYDNSPRSPHSPSPIATPPSQSSSCSDAPMLSTVHSAKNTPSQHSHSIQHSPERSGSGSVGNGSSRYSPSQNSPIHHIPSRRSPAKTITPQNAPREESRGRSSFYPDGGDQETAKTGKFLKRFTDEESRVFLLDRGNPRDKEAPKEKGSEKGRGEGDWEDQEVLDYFSDKESGKQKFNDSEGDDTEETEDYRQFRKSVLADQGKSFATSSHRNTEEEGPKYKSKVSLKGNRESDGFREEKSYKLKETGYLVERPSTAKDKHKEEDKGSERITVKKETQSPEQVKSEKLKDLFDYSPPLHKNLETREKSIFREESPLRIKMIASDSHRPEVKLKMAPVPLDDSNRPASLTKDRLLASTLVHSVKKEQEFRSIFDHIKLPQASKSTSESFIQHIVSLVHHVKEQYFKSPAVTLNERFTSYQKATEEHGSRQKSPEIHRRIDISPSALRKHTRLAGEERVFKEENQKGDKKLRCDSADLRHDIDRRRKERSKERGDSKGSRESSGSRKQEKPPKDYKEYKSYKDDSKHKGREQDHSRSSSSSASPSSPSSREEKESKKEREEEFKTHHEMKDYSGFAGVSRPRGTFFRIRGRGRARGVFAGTNTGPNNSNTTFQKRPKEEEWDPEYTPKSKKYFLHDDRDDGVDYWAKRGRGRGTFQRGRGRFNFKKSGSSPKWTHDKYQGDGIVEDEEETMENNEEKKDRRKEEKE
- the Bclaf1 gene encoding bcl-2-associated transcription factor 1 isoform X4, coding for MGRSNSRSHSSRSKSRSQSSSRSRSRSHSRKKRYRSRSRTYSRSRSRDRIYSRDYRRDYRNNRGMRRPYGYRGRGRGYYQGGGGRYHRGGYRPVWNRRHSRSPRRGRSRSRSPKRRSVSSQRSRSRSRRSYRSSRSPRSSSSRSSSPYSKSPVSKRRGSQEKQTKKAEGEPQEESPLKSKSQEEPKDTFEHDPSESIDEFNKSATSGDIWPGLSAYDNSPRSPHSPSPIATPPSQSSSCSDAPMLSTVHSAKNTPSQHSHSIQHSPERSGSGSVGNGSSRYSPSQNSPIHHIPSRRSPAKTITPQNAPREESRGRSSFYPDGGDQETAKTGKFLKRFTDEESRVFLLDRGNPRDKEAPKEKGSEKGRGEGDWEDQEVLDYFSDKESGKQKFNDSEGDDTEETEDYRQFRKSVLADQGKSFATSSHRNTEEEGPKYKSKVSLKGNRESDGFREEKSYKLKETGYLVERPSTAKDKHKEEDKGSERITVKKETQSPEQVKSEKLKDLFDYSPPLHKNLETREKSIFREESPLRIKMIASDSHRPEVKLKMAPVPLDDSNRPASLTKDRLLASTLVHSVKKEQEFRSIFDHIKLPQASKSTSESFIQHIVSLVHHVKEQYFKSPAVTLNERFTSYQKATEEHGSRQKSPEIHRRIDISPSALRKHTRLAGEERVFKEENQKGDKKLRCDSADLRHDIDRRRKERSKERGDSKGSRESSGSRKQEKPPKDYKEYKSYKDDSKHKGREQDHSRSSSSSASPSSPSSREEKESKKEREEEFKTHHEMKDYSGFAGVSRPRGTFFRIRGRGRARGVFAGTNTGPNNSNTTFQKRPKEEEWDPEYTPKSKKYFLHDDRDDGVDYWAKRGRGRGTFQRGRGRFNFKKSGSSPKWTHDKYQGDGIVEDEEETMENNEEKKDRRKEEKE